From a region of the Mus pahari chromosome 12, PAHARI_EIJ_v1.1, whole genome shotgun sequence genome:
- the LOC110329746 gene encoding tetratricopeptide repeat protein 30A1 → MPPRAEEELDPVTLHNQALMNMDAKPTEGFEKLQFLLQQNPFPPETFGNLLLLYCKYEYFDLAADVLAENAHLTYKFLTPYLYDFLDAMITCQTAPEEAFIKLDGLAGMLTEQLRRLTKQVQEARHNRDDEIIKKAVNEYDETLEKYIPVLMAQAKIYWNLENYPMVEKIFRKSVEFCNDHDVWKLNVAHVLFMQENKYKEAIGFYEPIVKKNYDNILSVSAIVLANLCVSYIMTSQNEEAXELMRKIEKEEEQVSYGDPDKKIYHLCIVNLVIGTLYCAKGNYDFGISRVIKSLEPYHKKLGTDTWYYAKRCFLSLLENMSKHMIVLCDGVVQECVQFLEYCEIYGRNIPAVLEQPLEEERIHTGKNTVTYESRMLKALIYEIIGWNM, encoded by the coding sequence ATGCCACCCAGAGCAGAGGAAGAGCTGGACCCCGTGACCCTGCACAACCAGGCTCTGATGAACATGGATGCCAAGCCCACAGAGGGCTTTGAAAAGCTCCAGTTTCTGCTCCAGCAGAACCCCTTCCCCCCAGAGACCTTTGGCAACCTGCTGCTACTCTACTGTAAATATGAGTATTTTGACCTGGCAGCTGATGTCCTGGCAGAAAATGCCCACTTGACTTACAAGTTCCTCACACCTTATCTCTATGACTTCTTGGATGCCATGATCACTTGCCAGACAGCTCCTGAAGAGGCTTTCATTAAACTTGATGGGTTGGCTGGCATGCTGACTGAGCAGCTCAGGAGACTCACTAAACAAGTTCAAGAAGCAAGACATAACAGAGAtgatgaaattattaaaaaagcTGTGAATGAATATGATGAAACTCTTGAGAAGTACATCCCTGTNCTGATGGCCCAGGCAAAAATCTACTGGAATCTTGAGAATTACCCAATGGTGGAGAAGATCTTCCGAAAATCTGTGGAATTCTGTAATGACCATGATGTGTGGAAGCTGAATGTGGCCCATGTCCTCTTCATGCAGGAGAACAAGTACAAAGAGGCCATTGGTTTCTATGAGCCCATTGTCAAGAAGAATTATGATAACATCCTGAGTGTCAGCGCTATCGTGTTAGCCAACCTCTGTGTTTCCTATATCATGACAAGTCAAAACGAGGAAGCTGANGAGCTCATGAGGAAgattgagaaggaggaggaacaagTCTCTTATGGTGACCCAGACAAGAAAATCTACCACCTTTGCATTGTGAATTTGGTGATAGGAACCCTGTACTGTGCCAAAGGAAACTATGACTTTGGCATCTCTCGGGTTATCAAAAGCCTGGAGCCTTACCATAAAAAGCTAGGCACNGATACATGGTATTATGCCAAGAGATGCTTCCTGTCCTTACTAGAGAACATGTCAAAGCACATGATAGTGCTNTGTGACGGTGTTGTTCAAGAATGTGTCCAGTTTCTAGAGTACTGTGAAATTTATGGTAGAAACATCCCTGCTGTTCTAGAACAGCCcttggaggaagaaagaattcaCACCGGGAAGAATACAGTCACGTATGAGTCCAGAATGTTGAAAGCCTTGATTTATGAGATCATAGGGTGGAATATGTAG